The following proteins are encoded in a genomic region of Cherax quadricarinatus isolate ZL_2023a chromosome 5, ASM3850222v1, whole genome shotgun sequence:
- the LOC128684873 gene encoding trichohyalin isoform X4, with translation MSMYRCDGTCADDGEQLYGSVGNLDQSRITWKPPKYSRYRNQQYRSEENLSQSHSGGRSPAWGTSKQLLTKKQLSSSMGELSAPQSSEKLAVPISLKERQRQQLYSNTEQQRSNSGDMPVISKHKRPQEDFQFSTESAKYLAFISSEEERPYERREKHLTDIHTSLSRQNEQDGHFDSMEEQDPSSSDRLASFAKQSSQERLYLNAENPHSTRVRDEPLHVTGVHKTQLAVRQQQHPSTQLQQELSHTNKNHHIPDKTDHHSDESLTQRHHQQEALHTALPVYLMVDSPTSSPSLDANATQNGSSSDPGERNLTTLRKEEKTDREEEEKEEERSTILTLRKEVKRITKLKDEIEENLIKTQADLKEQVKELTDRKEEQEARCKALTEKSEEESRRWKQEKVTRETIIINQKARIETLTEELDHLKSQLPTGKQEGREQKQVQELKEQLQQEQQLRQQQVAEKERENSFLRSQLQEKESALIMLQDQARQQEEQQQLERQQQQLKKQQQQVEEQKQQKEEHQQEHQKLQQQLKRQHQQLKKQQQQVEEQQKDLERLQQQIKKQQQQKAEYQKQQQQLEKQLRQEQRHQRQQLNEKEREISSLKTQLQQKDKELTRSQAQVAPSVPLSQIRAREQLEQQVKQLEQQVEQLEQQVKQLRQEQLLNREQLAKKELEVSSLKTQLQEKAREVTRCQRCQVQVAPPSPLPQVVPPSPLPQVAPPSPLSQVVPPSPLPQLAPPSPLSQTRVQEQVEQLEEQLWQEQRRQELLKEEKLLQEQLRKEQLQKEKLRQEQKLRQEQLQQEQLRQEKLRKEQLRQEQQRLEQLRKERLRQEQLRQEQVRQENLQQEPKHQLRQQLAKTQQTISTTTQVTRRDTELNRCQSHVVPSVPLLQTVCALGLPNLGNTCYINSVIQCLFSISTLRQYFFQGYYKRDLNTTSEQGGRLALALSHVFRAMESGTGVYDAVKGFKDVVEGEDKTFKLHSEPRAHDLLASLLTWLHNDLSQVSRGQQTWPQQQHTPTTSIIASIFHGIKESVIFCLEKKRIASIANECFDNLSLDVMGDGERSLEELMKNHLRPQMVNWDCQHCRSPHQCAHYTSILRLPQVLPLHLTRQGGCQARVTFPAVNFSLPTALARKVDHSRRYELVSVCVQQQQGMEGSSGSHYTAFCRSKESGRWWLWDDIHLHPANINNVLTAQHPHLIFYEAI, from the exons GAGCAGCTGTACGGCAGCGTGGGGAACCTCGACCAGTCCCGCATCACCTGGAAGCCGCCCAAGTACTCGCGGTACAGGAATCAACAGTACCGAAGCGAGGAGAACTTGAGCCAGAGTCACTCTGGCGGCAGGTCGCCCGCCTGGGGCACCTCCAAACAGCTCCTGACGAAGAAGCAGCTTTCCAGCAGCATGGGCGAGCTAAGCGCTCCCCAGAGCTCCGAGAAACTTGCTGTGCCCATCTCGCTGAAGGAACGCCAGCGCCAGCAGCTGTACAGCAACACAGAGCAGCAGAGATCTAATTCCGGAGACATGCCTGTCATATCGAAGCACAAGAGACCACAGGAGGATTTCCAGTTCAGCACCGAAAGCGCGAAATATTTAGCGTTCATCTCCAGCGAAGAGGAACGTCCCTACGAGAGAAGAGAGAAGCATCTTACTGACATTCACACCTCTCTCTCGAGACAGAACGAGCAAGATGGCCACTTTGACAGCATGGAAGAACAGGACCCTAGTAGTAGTGATCGTCTTGCCTCCTTCGCCAAACAGAGCTCGCAAGAACGACTGTACTTAAACGCAGAGAATCCACACAGCACACGGGTAAGGGACGAACCTCTTCACGTCACGGGAGTACACAAGACCCAGCTGgcggtgaggcagcagcagcacccgtCAACACAGCTCCAGCAGGAGCTATCACACACAAATAAGAATCACCACATACCAGACAAGACGGATCATCATTCAGACGAGTCACTCACACAACGTCATCATCAACAG GAGGCACTACACACAGCCCTACCTGTCTACCTGATGGTTGACTCCCCTACAAGCTCACCCAGCCTGGATGCCAACGCCACACAG AACGGTTCTTCAAGTGATCCAGGAGAAAGGAACTTAACAACCCTAAGGAAGGAGGAAAAGACCgatagagaggaggaggaaaaagaagaagagagaagcACTATCTTGACCCTGCGGAAGGAGGTCAAGCGAATAACCAAACTGAAGGACGAAATTGAGGAAAATCTTATTAAAACTCAG GCAGACCTGAAGGAGCAGGTGAAggagctcacagacaggaaggaggaacaggaggcgaGGTGCAAGGCGCTCACGGAGAAGTCGGAGGAGGAGTCACGGAGGTGGAAGCAGGagaaggtcaccagggagacCATTATCATCAACCAGAAGGCTAGGATAGAGACCTTGACGGAGGAGCTAGATCATCTTAAAAGTCAACTCCCTACAGGAAAGCAAGAG GGGAGGGAGCAGAAGCAGGTTCAGGAGCTGAAGGAACAgctgcagcaggagcagcagctccGTCAGCAGCAGGTAGCAGAAAAAGAGCGCGAGAACTCCTTCCTCAGGAGCCAACTGCAAGAAAAAGAAAGTGCCTTGATCATGCTTCAGGACCAG GCgaggcagcaggaggagcagcagcagttggagaggcagcaacagcagcttaagaaacagcagcagcaggtggaggaACAGAAACAGCAGAAGGAAGAGCATCAGCAGGAGCATCagaagctgcagcagcagctgaagagacagcaccagcagctaaagaaacagcagcagcaggtggaagAGCAGCAGAAGGACCTGGAAAGGCTGCAACAGCAGataaagaaacagcagcagcaaaaggcggagtatcagaagcagcagcagcaactggagAAACAGCTGCGACAGGAACAGCGTCACCAACGTCAGCAGCTGAACGAGAAGGAGCGAGAAATCTCCTCCTTGAAAACACAACTCCAGCAGAAAGACAAAGAGCTGACCAGGAGCCAAGCCCAGGTGGCACCCTCGGTGCCTCTCAGCCAG ATCAGGGCCAGggagcagctggagcagcaggtgAAGCAGCTGGAACAGCAGGTggagcagctggagcagcaggtgAAACAGCTGCGGCAGGAGCAGCTGCTGAATCGCGAGCAGCTGGCGAAGAAGGAGCTGGAGGTCTCTTCGTTGAAGACACAACTGCAGGAGAAGGCGAGAGAGGTGACCAGGTGTCAAAGGTGCCAGGTTCAAGTGGCACCCCCATCACCTCTTCCTCAGGTGGTACCCCCATCACCTCTTCCTCAGGTGGCACCCCCATCACCTCTTTCTCAAGTGGTACCCCCATCACCTCTTCCTCAGTTAGCACCTCCTTCACCTCTTTCTCAG ACGAGGGTGCAGGAGCAGGTGGAGCAGCTGGAAGAGCAGCTGTGGCAGGAACAGCGGCGACAGGAATTGCTGAAAGAAGAGAAGCTGCTGCAAGAACAGCTGCGAAAGGAGCAGCTGCAGAAGGAGAAACTTCGGCAAGAGCAAAAGCTGCGGCAGGAACAACTACAACAGGAGCAGCTTCGCCAGGAGAAATTACGCAAGGAGCAGCTGCGGCAAGAACAGCAACGCCTGGAGCAGTTGCGCAAGGAGCGGCTGCGACAGGAGCAACTGCGACAGGAACAAGTGCGGCAGGAAAACCTGCAGCAGGAACCCAAGCACCAACTTCGTCAGCAGCTGGCCAAGACACAGCAGACCATATCCACGACGACACAGGTGACTCGGAGAGACACGGAGCTGAACAGGTGCCAATCTCACGTGGTACCTTCAGTGCCGCTTCTCCAG ACTGTGTGTGCCCTCGGTCTTCCCAACCTGGGCAACACCTGCTATATCAACTCCGTTATACAGTGTCTCTTCAGTATAAGTACACTGAGACAATACTTCTTCCAGGGATACTATAA ACGAGACCTCAACACCACCAGCGAGCAGGGAGGAAGGCTGGCACTGGCTCTTTCTCATGTCTTCCGTGCCATGGAGTCTGGCACTGGTGTCTACGATGCCGTGAAGGGCTTCAAG gACGTGGTGGAAGGTGAGGACAAGACCTTCAAGCTGCACAGTGAACCCAGGGCTCACGACCTACTAGCATCCCTCCTCACCTGGCTTCATAATGACCTTtcacag GTGAGCAGAGGCCAGCAGACCtggccacagcagcagcacacgcccaccacctccatcatcgcCAGCATCTTCCACGGTATCAAGGAGTCTGTCATCTTCTGTCTGGAGAAGAAGAGAATAGCCTCCATCGCTAATGAATGTTTTGATAACCTAAGTCTTGACGTTATGGGAGACGGGGAGCGTTCCTTGGAA GAGCTGATGAAGAACCACCTGCGGCCACAGATGGTTAACTGGGACTGTCAACACTGCCGAAGTCCCCACCAGTGTGCTCACTACACTTCCATCCTCCGCCTGCCACAAGTGCTCCCTCTCCACCTCACCAG GCAGGGTGGTTGTCAGGCTAGAGTGACCTTCCCTGCAGTCAACTTCAGTCTGCCTACTGCTCTTGCTCGCAAAGTCGATCA CTCCAGACGCTACGAACTAGTGTCAGTATGTGTGCAACAACAGCAGGGGATGGAGGGCAGCAGCGGTAGCCACTACACCGCCTTCTGCAGAAGCAAGGAaagtggcaggtggtggttgtgggacgATATTCACCTTCATCCTGCCAACATAAACAATGTCCTCACTGCCCAACACCCGCACCTCATTTTCTATGAGGCGATATGA
- the LOC128684873 gene encoding trichohyalin isoform X3 yields the protein MNNYWNKVNLYGSVGNLDQSRITWKPPKYSRYRNQQYRSEENLSQSHSGGRSPAWGTSKQLLTKKQLSSSMGELSAPQSSEKLAVPISLKERQRQQLYSNTEQQRSNSGDMPVISKHKRPQEDFQFSTESAKYLAFISSEEERPYERREKHLTDIHTSLSRQNEQDGHFDSMEEQDPSSSDRLASFAKQSSQERLYLNAENPHSTRVRDEPLHVTGVHKTQLAVRQQQHPSTQLQQELSHTNKNHHIPDKTDHHSDESLTQRHHQQEALHTALPVYLMVDSPTSSPSLDANATQGRCDNEVPVIHRATCVSLSEDGFLSPDSQEEEEEEEEEAQECLATSLQNGSSSDPGERNLTTLRKEEKTDREEEEKEEERSTILTLRKEVKRITKLKDEIEENLIKTQADLKEQVKELTDRKEEQEARCKALTEKSEEESRRWKQEKVTRETIIINQKARIETLTEELDHLKSQLPTGKQEGREQKQVQELKEQLQQEQQLRQQQVAEKERENSFLRSQLQEKESALIMLQDQARQQEEQQQLERQQQQLKKQQQQVEEQKQQKEEHQQEHQKLQQQLKRQHQQLKKQQQQVEEQQKDLERLQQQIKKQQQQKAEYQKQQQQLEKQLRQEQRHQRQQLNEKEREISSLKTQLQQKDKELTRSQAQVAPSVPLSQIRAREQLEQQVKQLEQQVEQLEQQVKQLRQEQLLNREQLAKKELEVSSLKTQLQEKAREVTRCQRCQVQVAPPSPLPQVVPPSPLPQVAPPSPLSQVVPPSPLPQLAPPSPLSQTRVQEQVEQLEEQLWQEQRRQELLKEEKLLQEQLRKEQLQKEKLRQEQKLRQEQLQQEQLRQEKLRKEQLRQEQQRLEQLRKERLRQEQLRQEQVRQENLQQEPKHQLRQQLAKTQQTISTTTQVTRRDTELNRCQSHVVPSVPLLQTVCALGLPNLGNTCYINSVIQCLFSISTLRQYFFQGYYKRDLNTTSEQGGRLALALSHVFRAMESGTGVYDAVKGFKDVVEGEDKTFKLHSEPRAHDLLASLLTWLHNDLSQVSRGQQTWPQQQHTPTTSIIASIFHGIKESVIFCLEKKRIASIANECFDNLSLDVMGDGERSLEELMKNHLRPQMVNWDCQHCRSPHQCAHYTSILRLPQVLPLHLTRQGGCQARVTFPAVNFSLPTALARKVDHSRRYELVSVCVQQQQGMEGSSGSHYTAFCRSKESGRWWLWDDIHLHPANINNVLTAQHPHLIFYEAI from the exons ATGAACAATTACTGGAACAAAGTGAAT CTGTACGGCAGCGTGGGGAACCTCGACCAGTCCCGCATCACCTGGAAGCCGCCCAAGTACTCGCGGTACAGGAATCAACAGTACCGAAGCGAGGAGAACTTGAGCCAGAGTCACTCTGGCGGCAGGTCGCCCGCCTGGGGCACCTCCAAACAGCTCCTGACGAAGAAGCAGCTTTCCAGCAGCATGGGCGAGCTAAGCGCTCCCCAGAGCTCCGAGAAACTTGCTGTGCCCATCTCGCTGAAGGAACGCCAGCGCCAGCAGCTGTACAGCAACACAGAGCAGCAGAGATCTAATTCCGGAGACATGCCTGTCATATCGAAGCACAAGAGACCACAGGAGGATTTCCAGTTCAGCACCGAAAGCGCGAAATATTTAGCGTTCATCTCCAGCGAAGAGGAACGTCCCTACGAGAGAAGAGAGAAGCATCTTACTGACATTCACACCTCTCTCTCGAGACAGAACGAGCAAGATGGCCACTTTGACAGCATGGAAGAACAGGACCCTAGTAGTAGTGATCGTCTTGCCTCCTTCGCCAAACAGAGCTCGCAAGAACGACTGTACTTAAACGCAGAGAATCCACACAGCACACGGGTAAGGGACGAACCTCTTCACGTCACGGGAGTACACAAGACCCAGCTGgcggtgaggcagcagcagcacccgtCAACACAGCTCCAGCAGGAGCTATCACACACAAATAAGAATCACCACATACCAGACAAGACGGATCATCATTCAGACGAGTCACTCACACAACGTCATCATCAACAG GAGGCACTACACACAGCCCTACCTGTCTACCTGATGGTTGACTCCCCTACAAGCTCACCCAGCCTGGATGCCAACGCCACACAG GGTAGGTGTGATAACGAGGTGCCAGTCATACACAGAGCAACGTGTGTCAGTCTTTCGGAAGACGGCTTTCTTTCCCCCGACAgtcaggaggaagaggaagaggaggaggaagaggcacaGGAGTGCCTGGCTACTTCCCTACAG AACGGTTCTTCAAGTGATCCAGGAGAAAGGAACTTAACAACCCTAAGGAAGGAGGAAAAGACCgatagagaggaggaggaaaaagaagaagagagaagcACTATCTTGACCCTGCGGAAGGAGGTCAAGCGAATAACCAAACTGAAGGACGAAATTGAGGAAAATCTTATTAAAACTCAG GCAGACCTGAAGGAGCAGGTGAAggagctcacagacaggaaggaggaacaggaggcgaGGTGCAAGGCGCTCACGGAGAAGTCGGAGGAGGAGTCACGGAGGTGGAAGCAGGagaaggtcaccagggagacCATTATCATCAACCAGAAGGCTAGGATAGAGACCTTGACGGAGGAGCTAGATCATCTTAAAAGTCAACTCCCTACAGGAAAGCAAGAG GGGAGGGAGCAGAAGCAGGTTCAGGAGCTGAAGGAACAgctgcagcaggagcagcagctccGTCAGCAGCAGGTAGCAGAAAAAGAGCGCGAGAACTCCTTCCTCAGGAGCCAACTGCAAGAAAAAGAAAGTGCCTTGATCATGCTTCAGGACCAG GCgaggcagcaggaggagcagcagcagttggagaggcagcaacagcagcttaagaaacagcagcagcaggtggaggaACAGAAACAGCAGAAGGAAGAGCATCAGCAGGAGCATCagaagctgcagcagcagctgaagagacagcaccagcagctaaagaaacagcagcagcaggtggaagAGCAGCAGAAGGACCTGGAAAGGCTGCAACAGCAGataaagaaacagcagcagcaaaaggcggagtatcagaagcagcagcagcaactggagAAACAGCTGCGACAGGAACAGCGTCACCAACGTCAGCAGCTGAACGAGAAGGAGCGAGAAATCTCCTCCTTGAAAACACAACTCCAGCAGAAAGACAAAGAGCTGACCAGGAGCCAAGCCCAGGTGGCACCCTCGGTGCCTCTCAGCCAG ATCAGGGCCAGggagcagctggagcagcaggtgAAGCAGCTGGAACAGCAGGTggagcagctggagcagcaggtgAAACAGCTGCGGCAGGAGCAGCTGCTGAATCGCGAGCAGCTGGCGAAGAAGGAGCTGGAGGTCTCTTCGTTGAAGACACAACTGCAGGAGAAGGCGAGAGAGGTGACCAGGTGTCAAAGGTGCCAGGTTCAAGTGGCACCCCCATCACCTCTTCCTCAGGTGGTACCCCCATCACCTCTTCCTCAGGTGGCACCCCCATCACCTCTTTCTCAAGTGGTACCCCCATCACCTCTTCCTCAGTTAGCACCTCCTTCACCTCTTTCTCAG ACGAGGGTGCAGGAGCAGGTGGAGCAGCTGGAAGAGCAGCTGTGGCAGGAACAGCGGCGACAGGAATTGCTGAAAGAAGAGAAGCTGCTGCAAGAACAGCTGCGAAAGGAGCAGCTGCAGAAGGAGAAACTTCGGCAAGAGCAAAAGCTGCGGCAGGAACAACTACAACAGGAGCAGCTTCGCCAGGAGAAATTACGCAAGGAGCAGCTGCGGCAAGAACAGCAACGCCTGGAGCAGTTGCGCAAGGAGCGGCTGCGACAGGAGCAACTGCGACAGGAACAAGTGCGGCAGGAAAACCTGCAGCAGGAACCCAAGCACCAACTTCGTCAGCAGCTGGCCAAGACACAGCAGACCATATCCACGACGACACAGGTGACTCGGAGAGACACGGAGCTGAACAGGTGCCAATCTCACGTGGTACCTTCAGTGCCGCTTCTCCAG ACTGTGTGTGCCCTCGGTCTTCCCAACCTGGGCAACACCTGCTATATCAACTCCGTTATACAGTGTCTCTTCAGTATAAGTACACTGAGACAATACTTCTTCCAGGGATACTATAA ACGAGACCTCAACACCACCAGCGAGCAGGGAGGAAGGCTGGCACTGGCTCTTTCTCATGTCTTCCGTGCCATGGAGTCTGGCACTGGTGTCTACGATGCCGTGAAGGGCTTCAAG gACGTGGTGGAAGGTGAGGACAAGACCTTCAAGCTGCACAGTGAACCCAGGGCTCACGACCTACTAGCATCCCTCCTCACCTGGCTTCATAATGACCTTtcacag GTGAGCAGAGGCCAGCAGACCtggccacagcagcagcacacgcccaccacctccatcatcgcCAGCATCTTCCACGGTATCAAGGAGTCTGTCATCTTCTGTCTGGAGAAGAAGAGAATAGCCTCCATCGCTAATGAATGTTTTGATAACCTAAGTCTTGACGTTATGGGAGACGGGGAGCGTTCCTTGGAA GAGCTGATGAAGAACCACCTGCGGCCACAGATGGTTAACTGGGACTGTCAACACTGCCGAAGTCCCCACCAGTGTGCTCACTACACTTCCATCCTCCGCCTGCCACAAGTGCTCCCTCTCCACCTCACCAG GCAGGGTGGTTGTCAGGCTAGAGTGACCTTCCCTGCAGTCAACTTCAGTCTGCCTACTGCTCTTGCTCGCAAAGTCGATCA CTCCAGACGCTACGAACTAGTGTCAGTATGTGTGCAACAACAGCAGGGGATGGAGGGCAGCAGCGGTAGCCACTACACCGCCTTCTGCAGAAGCAAGGAaagtggcaggtggtggttgtgggacgATATTCACCTTCATCCTGCCAACATAAACAATGTCCTCACTGCCCAACACCCGCACCTCATTTTCTATGAGGCGATATGA